A window of Candidatus Beckwithbacteria bacterium genomic DNA:
GGCCGCCAGCTTTTGGCTTAGAGTTTTAAAGATTTCCCGAGCCTGTTTAATTAACTCTGGCTTGTTAGCTAAAAGCGGAAAAACGGCGACTTTAAACGGCGCCAATTTCGGGTCAAGTTTTAAGACCACCCGATCTTTTTCCTCACAATAAGCATCCATTAATAAAACCAAAAGCGAACGGGATAAGCCGAAAGTCGGTTCAATCACATGAGGAATAAATTTTTTGCCGGTCTTCTGGTCAGTGTAGCTTAAGTCAACGCCGGACTTAGCCATGTGGTTTTTCAGGTCATAATCAGTCCGGTAAGCGACGGCATACCATTCTTTAAAACCAAAAGGAAACTCGTATTCCAAGTCCTCTGTCCGTTTACTGTAATGAGACAGCTCGTTTTTATCATGCCGCCGCCATTTTAATTTTTTCTTATTCACTCCTAAAGACAAAGCAAACTTTTCCACTTCTTTCTTCCAGTACTCAAAGTCTTTTTCCCAATCTTTTTCCTCAATAAAGTATTCAAACTCGGCCAGATCAAATTCCAGGGTGCGGAAGACCTGCTGGCCGGTGGTGATTTCGTTGCGAAAAACTTTACCGGACTGGGCTAAACCAAAAGGAATTTTCGGGGAAAAAGTGTCCAGGATATTTTTAAAATCCACAAACATTCCCTGGGCCGTCTCCCCTCTTAAATAAGCCAAGGATTTGTTGTCGCTGACAATGCCGATGTGGGTGGCAAACAGCAAATTAAATTTTTTCGGTGAGGTCCAATCAGAGGCGCCGCAGTTGGGACATTTATTGTCAGTTAATTGGTCAACGCGCGAGCGCTGATGACAATTTTTACACTCGACCAAAGTGTCGGTAAAGCTCTGGGTGTGGCCGGAAGCTTCCCAAACTTTGGGATTCAT
This region includes:
- a CDS encoding glycine--tRNA ligase, encoding MNPKVWEASGHTQSFTDTLVECKNCHQRSRVDQLTDNKCPNCGASDWTSPKKFNLLFATHIGIVSDNKSLAYLRGETAQGMFVDFKNILDTFSPKIPFGLAQSGKVFRNEITTGQQVFRTLEFDLAEFEYFIEEKDWEKDFEYWKKEVEKFALSLGVNKKKLKWRRHDKNELSHYSKRTEDLEYEFPFGFKEWYAVAYRTDYDLKNHMAKSGVDLSYTDQKTGKKFIPHVIEPTFGLSRSLLVLLMDAYCEEKDRVVLKLDPKLAPFKVAVFPLLANKPELIKQAREIFKTLSQKLAAAWDSNGNIGKRYRRQDEAGTPWCVTVDFDSLKDKTVTVRDRDTMKQKRIKVDQLVKYFEEKL